A genomic window from Corticium candelabrum chromosome 8, ooCorCand1.1, whole genome shotgun sequence includes:
- the LOC134183599 gene encoding uncharacterized protein LOC134183599 — translation MTEVRRRWGDEETASEKVKRKRLEWLGHLARMPDHRIPNSTLFEVEWYDEAVRSRAGWSTLCRDGLERWRERMGHKSDKARHKCMEERRKPIREQQGAIQCSNCLKWFRSKGGLTVHRCVEF, via the exons ATGACAGAAGTGAGGAGGAGGTGGGGAGATGAGGAGACTGCATCTGAGAAAGTGAAAAGGAAAAGGTTGGAATGGTTGGGACACCTAGCTAGGATGCCAGACCATAGAATACCAAACTCAACCTTATTTG AGGTGGAATGGTATGATGAGGCTGTGAGATCGAGAGCGGGCTGGAGTACATTGTGTCGTGATGGTTTGGAACGTTGGAGAGAGAGAATGGGACAT AAGAGTGATAAAGCAAGACACAAGTGTAtggaagaaagaaggaaaccTATAAGGGAACAACAGGGTGCAATTCAATGTTCAAATTGTTTGAAATGGTTCAGAAGTAAAGGAGGATTGACAGTTCACAGATGTGTAGAATTCTAG
- the LOC134183446 gene encoding uncharacterized protein LOC134183446: MQSCSHHTYVIYVLLLEAGRRYVGRTTLGNLRRRLAQHYRTRAGDTFTGRYKPIPGKEYVVAQRYDEEAAVQVEVTTTVKLMEKHGVDLVRGAQWSDCELSDESVKEITTYIDLMRSQDCDGGDTDGLSSSSTRRRKRRSALEEPAIVDTVEEESTRVSNVDTTEKEPTRASNFKTPENKLIAFGILILLCMSLVLLQSFEIVGFPRDLA, from the coding sequence ATGCAGTCTTGCAGTCATCATACATACGTAATCTACGTGCTCCTACTGGAGGCGGGACGACGTTACGTTGGTAGAACAACTTTGGGTAATCTTAGACGCCGTCTAGCACAACACTACAGAACGAGAGCAGGGGACACGTTCACTGGACGGTACAAACCGATTCCCGGAAAAGAGTACGTCGTCGCTCAGCGATACGACGAGGAGGCGGCCGTGCAAGTCGAGGTAACGACGACAGTAAAACTGATGGAGAAACACGGCGTGGATCTGGTTAGGGGAGCTCAGTGGAGTGATTGCGAGTTGAGTGATGAGAGTGTGAAGGAGATAACGACCTACATCGATCTCATGAGGAGTCAAGATTGTGATGGTGGTGACACCGACGGACTTTCTAGCAGTAGCACCAGAAGAAGAAAGCGCAGATCAGCGCTAGAAGAACCTGCCATTGTGGACACTGTTGAGGAGGAGTCTACACGCGTTTCAAATGTGGACACTACTGAGAAAGAGCCTACGCGTGCTTCAAATTTTAAGACGCCAGAAAACAAACTCATTGCTTTTGGCATTCTCATTCTACTGTGTATGTCCCTTGTACTCTTGCAGTCATTCGAGATTGTGGGCTTCCCCAGAGATCTTGCTTGA